From the genome of Chania multitudinisentens RB-25, one region includes:
- the napA gene encoding nitrate reductase catalytic subunit NapA — translation MKLSRRDFMKANAAAAAAAAAGLTIPTVAQAVVGGGDEIKWDKAPCRFCGTGCGVLVGTQNGRIVASQGDPDAPVNRGLNCIKGYFLPKIMYGKDRLTQPLLRMKNGQYDKEGEFTPVSWEQAFDIMAEKFKGAMKEKGPEAVGMFGSGQWTVWEGYAAAKLFKAGLRSNNLDPNARHCMASAVVGFMRTFGMDEPMGCYDDIEQADAFVLWGSNMAEMHPILWSRITNRRLGNDKVSVSVLSTFEHRSFELADNAMVFTPQSDLAIMNYIANYIIQNNAVDQAFLKQHVNIRKGATDIGYGLRPTHPLEKAAKNPGSDASEPMSFEDYKAFVAEYTLEKTAEMSGVPKDQLETLAKLYADPNVKVVSYWTMGFNQHTRGVWANNLCYNLHLLTGKISKPGCGPFSLTGQPSACGTAREVGTFAHRLPADMVVTNEKHRQIAEKLWQLPAGTIPEKVGLHAVAQDRALKDGKLNAYWTLCTNNMQAGPNINQERMPGWRDPRNFIVVSDPYPTVSALAADLILPTAMWVEKEGAYGNAERRTQFWRQQVKAPGEAKSDLWQLVEFAKRFKVEEVWPAELLEQKPEYRGKTLYDVLFANGEVNKYPLEEIPADQLNDEARDFGYYIQKGLFEEYAGFGRGHGHDLAAFDMYHQARGLRWPVVDGKETLWRYREGTDPYVKAGESVRFYGKPDGKAVIFALPFEPAAESPDQEYDLWLSTGRVLEHWHTGSMTRRVPELHRSFPEAVVFIHPLDAKNRNLRRGDKVKVLSRRGELVSIVETRGRNRPPQGLVYMPFFDAAQLVNNLTLDATDPLSKETDYKKCAVKLEKV, via the coding sequence ATGAAACTCAGTCGTCGAGACTTCATGAAAGCTAATGCCGCCGCCGCAGCCGCAGCGGCGGCCGGGCTGACGATCCCAACGGTTGCGCAGGCGGTGGTCGGTGGTGGCGATGAAATCAAATGGGATAAAGCCCCTTGCCGTTTCTGCGGCACTGGCTGTGGCGTTCTGGTCGGTACCCAGAATGGCCGCATTGTCGCCTCACAGGGCGATCCCGATGCGCCGGTCAACCGCGGCTTGAACTGTATCAAAGGCTACTTCCTGCCGAAAATCATGTACGGCAAAGACCGTTTGACTCAGCCGCTGCTGCGCATGAAAAACGGCCAATACGATAAAGAAGGAGAATTCACGCCAGTCAGTTGGGAACAGGCTTTCGACATCATGGCCGAGAAGTTCAAAGGGGCGATGAAGGAGAAGGGGCCGGAAGCGGTGGGCATGTTTGGTTCCGGCCAGTGGACGGTATGGGAAGGCTATGCCGCCGCCAAGCTGTTCAAGGCGGGTTTGCGTTCTAACAACCTCGATCCGAACGCGCGCCACTGCATGGCTTCGGCGGTGGTGGGGTTCATGCGCACCTTCGGCATGGATGAGCCTATGGGTTGCTACGACGATATCGAACAGGCCGATGCGTTCGTGCTGTGGGGGTCCAACATGGCGGAAATGCACCCGATCCTCTGGTCGCGCATTACCAACCGCCGCTTGGGCAACGATAAGGTCAGCGTTTCAGTGCTGTCAACCTTTGAACACCGCAGCTTTGAGCTGGCGGATAATGCCATGGTGTTCACCCCGCAAAGCGATCTGGCGATCATGAATTACATCGCCAATTACATTATTCAGAATAATGCGGTCGATCAGGCGTTTCTCAAGCAGCACGTCAATATCCGCAAGGGGGCGACCGATATCGGTTACGGCCTGCGTCCCACTCATCCATTAGAAAAAGCGGCGAAGAATCCGGGCAGCGATGCCTCGGAACCGATGAGCTTTGAGGATTACAAAGCTTTCGTGGCGGAATATACGCTGGAGAAAACCGCTGAAATGAGCGGAGTGCCGAAAGATCAGTTGGAAACGCTGGCAAAGCTGTATGCCGACCCGAATGTGAAGGTGGTTTCTTATTGGACGATGGGCTTCAACCAGCATACGCGCGGCGTTTGGGCCAATAACCTGTGTTATAACCTGCACCTGCTGACCGGCAAGATTTCCAAACCAGGCTGTGGGCCGTTCTCTCTCACCGGCCAGCCTTCCGCTTGCGGTACGGCGCGTGAAGTGGGGACTTTTGCCCACCGCCTGCCAGCGGACATGGTGGTTACTAACGAAAAACACCGCCAGATCGCTGAAAAGCTCTGGCAGCTGCCCGCCGGGACTATCCCGGAAAAAGTGGGGCTGCACGCGGTTGCTCAAGATCGGGCGCTGAAAGACGGCAAGCTGAATGCTTATTGGACGTTGTGTACCAACAACATGCAGGCCGGGCCGAATATCAATCAAGAACGTATGCCGGGCTGGCGCGATCCGCGCAACTTTATCGTGGTTTCTGATCCGTACCCGACGGTGAGCGCGCTGGCGGCGGATTTGATCCTGCCAACCGCCATGTGGGTGGAGAAAGAGGGCGCTTACGGCAACGCCGAGCGGCGTACCCAATTCTGGCGGCAGCAGGTGAAAGCGCCGGGCGAAGCCAAATCCGATTTATGGCAGTTGGTGGAGTTCGCCAAACGCTTCAAGGTAGAAGAAGTGTGGCCAGCGGAGTTGTTGGAACAGAAGCCGGAATACCGTGGCAAAACCCTGTATGACGTGCTGTTCGCCAACGGCGAAGTCAACAAATACCCGCTGGAAGAGATCCCGGCGGATCAGTTGAACGATGAAGCGCGTGACTTCGGCTATTACATCCAAAAAGGATTATTTGAAGAGTATGCCGGCTTCGGGCGTGGTCACGGGCATGATCTGGCGGCGTTCGATATGTATCACCAGGCACGTGGCCTGCGCTGGCCGGTGGTCGATGGAAAGGAAACCCTGTGGCGTTACCGCGAAGGCACCGATCCTTATGTGAAAGCGGGGGAAAGCGTGCGCTTTTATGGCAAGCCTGACGGTAAAGCGGTGATCTTCGCGCTGCCGTTTGAACCGGCGGCGGAAAGCCCGGATCAGGAATATGATCTGTGGCTGTCTACCGGCCGTGTGCTGGAGCATTGGCATACCGGTTCGATGACGCGCCGTGTACCGGAACTGCACCGTTCCTTCCCTGAAGCCGTGGTGTTTATCCATCCGCTGGATGCCAAAAACCGCAACCTGCGCCGGGGCGATAAAGTGAAAGTGCTGTCACGCCGTGGTGAGCTGGTGAGCATTGTCGAAACCCGTGGCCGTAACCGCCCGCCGCAGGGTTTGGTGTATATGCCATTCTTTGATGCGGCGCAGTTGGTCAACAACCTGACCCTGGATGCCACCGATCCGTTGTCGAAAGAAACTGATTACAAGAAGTGCGCGGTGAAACTGGAGAAGGTATAA
- the napG gene encoding ferredoxin-type protein NapG, producing MSQQREKTPARRRFLRDAARSAAGLAGIAMLLGLQQKQSQARDGLALRPPGALAEGAFDSACIRCGQCVQACPYQTLKLATLLSPLAAGMPYFVARDIPCEMCEDIPCVVACPSGALDPHLTDIDQARMGLAVLLDHENCLNWQGLRCDVCYRVCPQIDKAITLELQHNERTGKHAMFLPTVHSAACTGCGKCEQACVLEQAAIKVLPLALARGQLGEHYRWGWEEKQRAGHSLVPEGITLPARGVKGGE from the coding sequence ATGAGCCAGCAAAGAGAGAAAACTCCGGCACGGCGGCGCTTCTTGCGCGATGCAGCGCGCAGCGCCGCCGGGTTGGCCGGGATTGCGATGCTGCTTGGGTTGCAGCAGAAACAGTCGCAGGCTCGTGACGGTTTGGCCTTGCGGCCACCGGGCGCACTGGCCGAGGGCGCGTTTGACAGCGCTTGTATCCGCTGTGGCCAGTGTGTGCAGGCATGTCCGTACCAAACATTGAAGCTGGCAACGCTGCTGTCGCCGCTGGCGGCAGGAATGCCCTACTTTGTGGCACGCGATATTCCTTGTGAAATGTGTGAAGACATTCCGTGCGTGGTGGCCTGCCCCAGCGGGGCGCTGGACCCCCATCTGACTGACATTGATCAGGCACGCATGGGATTGGCGGTGCTGCTGGATCACGAAAATTGCCTGAACTGGCAGGGCTTGCGCTGCGACGTTTGTTACCGCGTCTGCCCACAGATCGACAAGGCGATTACGCTGGAGCTGCAACACAACGAGCGCACCGGTAAGCACGCAATGTTTCTGCCCACGGTACACAGCGCTGCCTGCACCGGTTGTGGCAAATGTGAACAGGCCTGCGTACTGGAGCAGGCGGCGATAAAAGTATTGCCGCTGGCACTGGCGCGTGGGCAGTTGGGTGAACATTACCGTTGGGGTTGGGAAGAAAAACAGCGTGCGGGGCATTCATTAGTACCGGAAGGGATCACATTACCGGCCCGTGGCGTAAAGGGAGGTGAATAA
- the napH gene encoding quinol dehydrogenase ferredoxin subunit NapH, protein MANPVAQAGREARQRHGWWRSNRFLILRRSSQLLILLMFLSGPLWGTWILRGNYSASLLLETIPLTDPLMMLESLLAGHWPAWLVWVGAAVVLVYGLIGNRVFCGWVCPLNPVADLAAWLRRKLGLRQSASLPRSLRYGILIAVLVGSVVSGTLLWEWVNPVALMGRGLIHGTGEGALGWLKGLVAAFGAGIWLIVALFLFDLLVVEHGWCGHLCPVGALYGVIGSQGVVQISAERRENCTRCMDCLHVCPEPQILREPLLLQKGTPRVANETCIACGRCIDVCAENVFEIKTKFHYSGAKK, encoded by the coding sequence ATGGCCAATCCTGTTGCCCAAGCCGGGCGCGAGGCGCGCCAGCGCCACGGCTGGTGGCGCAGCAACCGTTTCCTGATCCTGCGCCGCAGCAGCCAATTACTGATTTTGCTGATGTTTTTGTCTGGGCCACTGTGGGGAACCTGGATTTTGCGGGGGAACTACAGCGCCAGTCTGTTGCTGGAAACAATCCCGCTCACCGATCCGTTGATGATGCTGGAAAGCCTGTTGGCCGGGCATTGGCCAGCCTGGTTGGTGTGGGTGGGGGCCGCAGTGGTGCTGGTCTACGGCCTGATTGGTAACCGGGTGTTCTGTGGTTGGGTCTGCCCGTTGAACCCGGTGGCCGATCTGGCCGCCTGGCTGCGGCGTAAATTAGGCCTGCGGCAATCAGCCAGCCTGCCGCGCAGCCTGCGTTACGGCATTCTTATCGCCGTATTAGTGGGTAGCGTCGTTAGTGGCACGCTGCTGTGGGAGTGGGTCAATCCAGTGGCATTGATGGGCCGTGGTTTGATCCATGGCACAGGAGAGGGGGCATTGGGATGGCTGAAAGGCTTGGTTGCCGCGTTTGGTGCAGGGATCTGGCTGATTGTGGCGCTGTTCCTGTTCGATCTGCTGGTGGTTGAGCATGGTTGGTGTGGCCATCTTTGTCCGGTAGGTGCCTTGTACGGTGTGATTGGCAGCCAGGGGGTGGTGCAGATCAGCGCTGAACGGCGTGAAAACTGCACACGCTGTATGGACTGCCTCCATGTTTGCCCGGAACCCCAGATTCTGCGTGAACCGTTATTGCTGCAAAAAGGCACACCACGGGTAGCCAATGAGACTTGTATTGCCTGCGGGCGTTGTATCGACGTCTGTGCAGAAAATGTATTCGAGATTAAGACCAAATTTCATTATTCGGGAGCCAAAAAATGA
- the napB gene encoding nitrate reductase cytochrome c-type subunit codes for MKSNVLKKPLSLCGVLLSLVVAGLAFAASDVDLQQSPEVSATAEGQINMPKQQEKMALNYVNQPPMIPHSIDGYQVTKNTNRCLQCHGVDTYRTTGAPRISPTHFMDSDGKVLGNVAPRRYFCLQCHVPQTDAAPIIGNNFQPMQGFGH; via the coding sequence ATGAAAAGCAATGTCCTGAAAAAGCCGCTTTCCCTGTGTGGTGTGCTGCTGTCGCTGGTGGTTGCCGGCTTGGCGTTTGCCGCCAGCGATGTCGATCTTCAACAGTCACCAGAGGTTTCCGCCACTGCCGAAGGGCAGATCAACATGCCGAAACAGCAGGAAAAAATGGCGCTGAACTACGTCAACCAGCCGCCGATGATTCCGCACAGCATTGATGGTTACCAGGTCACCAAGAACACCAACCGCTGCTTGCAGTGCCACGGTGTGGATACCTATCGCACCACCGGCGCACCGCGCATCAGCCCGACGCACTTTATGGACAGCGACGGCAAAGTGCTCGGCAATGTTGCACCGCGCCGCTATTTCTGTCTGCAATGTCACGTACCACAAACTGATGCAGCACCGATTATCGGTAACAATTTTCAGCCTATGCAGGGCTTTGGGCACTAA
- the napC gene encoding cytochrome c-type protein NapC, translating to MAERNNATSENKAGPIRRLWRWWRRPSRLALGTLLLIGFVAGIIFWGGFNTGMEAANTEQFCISCHEMRENVYEEYMDTVHYNNRSGVRATCPDCHVPHEWAPKMLRKLKASKELYGKLFGVIDTPQKFESHRLAMATNEWARMKANNSQECRNCHNFEYMDFAVQKTVAAKMHDKAITEGKTCIDCHKGIAHKLPDMREVPSGF from the coding sequence ATGGCCGAACGTAATAATGCAACATCTGAGAACAAGGCCGGGCCGATCCGCCGTTTATGGCGCTGGTGGCGCAGGCCGAGCCGTTTGGCGCTGGGAACGCTGTTGCTGATCGGCTTTGTCGCCGGGATTATTTTCTGGGGCGGTTTTAACACCGGTATGGAAGCGGCTAATACGGAGCAGTTTTGCATCAGTTGCCATGAAATGCGCGAAAACGTTTACGAAGAGTACATGGACACCGTGCACTATAACAACCGCAGCGGCGTGCGGGCCACCTGCCCGGATTGCCACGTACCGCACGAATGGGCACCGAAAATGCTGCGTAAGCTGAAGGCCAGCAAAGAGCTGTATGGCAAACTGTTTGGCGTGATCGACACGCCGCAGAAGTTTGAATCTCACCGGTTGGCGATGGCGACCAATGAATGGGCCCGCATGAAGGCCAATAATTCACAGGAGTGCCGTAACTGCCATAACTTTGAGTATATGGATTTTGCCGTACAGAAAACCGTGGCGGCGAAAATGCATGACAAAGCGATTACCGAAGGCAAAACCTGTATTGATTGCCATAAAGGGATTGCGCATAAACTGCCGGATATGCGCGAAGTGCCGAGCGGTTTCTAA
- the nudK gene encoding GDP-mannose pyrophosphatase NudK, with protein MSSKIENIRKELLSNNWYVLNKYTFDLKRKNGGSIEQVREVYDRGNGATILLYNRAKGTVVLTNQFRMPTYVNGNASGMLLEACAGLLDADSPEQCARREAIEETGFQVDELKKIFEAYMSPGGVTEIVHFFIAEYHDDGRHAAGGGIEDEDIEVVELPFSEAVAMIADGRIKDGKTIMLLQYLQIHRVME; from the coding sequence ATGTCATCAAAGATTGAAAATATCAGGAAAGAGCTGCTGTCGAATAACTGGTACGTATTGAACAAGTATACCTTTGATTTAAAACGCAAGAACGGTGGCTCCATTGAACAGGTACGCGAAGTGTACGATCGTGGCAATGGCGCCACGATTTTGCTGTATAACCGCGCCAAAGGCACAGTGGTGCTGACCAACCAGTTCCGTATGCCAACCTATGTTAACGGTAATGCCAGCGGTATGTTGCTGGAAGCCTGCGCCGGGTTGCTGGATGCCGACTCTCCTGAGCAGTGCGCGCGCCGCGAAGCGATTGAAGAAACCGGTTTTCAGGTGGATGAGCTCAAGAAAATCTTTGAAGCTTATATGTCGCCGGGGGGCGTGACGGAAATCGTCCATTTCTTCATTGCCGAATATCACGACGACGGGCGGCACGCTGCGGGTGGGGGGATTGAAGATGAGGATATCGAAGTGGTGGAGTTGCCGTTCAGTGAGGCGGTGGCGATGATTGCCGATGGCCGGATTAAAGATGGTAAAACCATCATGCTGTTGCAGTATCTGCAAATTCATCGGGTGATGGAATAA
- the tal gene encoding transaldolase, with amino-acid sequence MNQLDALKQLTVVVADSGDIESIRQFEPQDATTNPSLILKAAALPQYQSLIADALNYAHQQGGSKETQLINACDKLAVNIGAEILKSVPGRISTEVDARLSFDRGMCVAKARKLVRMYQEQGIDKSRILIKLAATWEGIKAAEDLEKEGINTNLTLLFSFAQARACAEAGVFLISPFVGRIYDWYQAKQPVSDYDAEQDPGVKSVRAIYEYYKQHRYQTVIMGASFRKVEQILALAGCDRLTIAPNLLEQLKQSQQPIKRQLTPSVEACHPPVPLAEAEFRWLHNQDAMAVEKLAEGIRLFAVDQQKLEDMLAAEL; translated from the coding sequence ATGAACCAATTAGACGCACTCAAACAGCTAACCGTGGTGGTTGCCGACAGCGGCGATATTGAATCAATCCGCCAGTTCGAACCACAGGATGCCACCACCAACCCGTCACTGATCCTGAAAGCCGCCGCATTGCCGCAATATCAATCGCTGATCGCCGACGCGCTCAATTACGCCCACCAACAAGGCGGCAGTAAAGAAACCCAATTGATTAACGCCTGCGACAAACTGGCGGTGAATATCGGTGCCGAGATCCTGAAAAGCGTACCAGGCCGTATTTCTACCGAAGTGGATGCCCGGCTGTCATTTGATCGCGGTATGTGTGTGGCAAAGGCTCGTAAACTGGTGCGTATGTATCAGGAACAAGGGATCGATAAATCACGCATTCTGATCAAACTGGCCGCCACCTGGGAAGGTATTAAAGCGGCAGAAGATCTGGAAAAAGAGGGCATCAACACTAACCTGACGCTGCTGTTCTCATTTGCCCAGGCACGCGCCTGTGCCGAAGCCGGGGTGTTCCTGATTTCGCCGTTCGTAGGCCGCATCTACGACTGGTATCAGGCCAAACAGCCGGTCAGCGATTACGATGCCGAGCAAGATCCTGGCGTGAAATCCGTGCGTGCGATTTATGAATACTACAAACAGCATCGCTATCAGACCGTGATCATGGGAGCCAGCTTCCGTAAGGTGGAACAGATCCTGGCGCTAGCGGGCTGCGATCGTTTGACCATTGCGCCAAACCTGCTGGAACAGTTGAAACAGAGTCAGCAACCGATTAAACGCCAATTAACGCCTTCAGTGGAAGCATGCCACCCGCCTGTTCCGCTGGCCGAAGCCGAATTCCGCTGGCTGCATAACCAGGATGCGATGGCGGTAGAAAAACTGGCCGAAGGCATCCGCCTGTTTGCCGTTGACCAGCAGAAACTGGAAGACATGCTGGCTGCCGAGCTGTAG
- the rpiB gene encoding ribose 5-phosphate isomerase B produces the protein MLPIAIGADDAATELKNVIIAFLQQRDIPVTDYAPGHPAAQTSYPDIAFQVAQAIKDEKHQRGILLCGTGIGMSIVANKVPGIRAAQCHDTYSAQRARKSNDAQIITLGARVIGPELAKSIVEAWLLSEFEGGGSAPKVAKIGYYEQVAGQR, from the coding sequence ATGCTGCCCATTGCTATCGGTGCCGATGATGCCGCCACTGAATTGAAAAACGTGATCATTGCTTTTCTGCAACAGCGTGACATACCGGTTACCGATTACGCGCCGGGACACCCTGCCGCGCAAACCAGCTACCCGGATATCGCTTTCCAGGTGGCGCAGGCTATCAAGGATGAAAAGCATCAGCGCGGGATCTTGCTGTGTGGCACCGGTATTGGTATGAGCATCGTGGCTAATAAAGTACCGGGGATTCGTGCAGCACAGTGCCATGACACCTATTCCGCCCAGCGGGCGCGCAAAAGCAACGATGCGCAAATCATCACCCTGGGAGCGCGGGTTATTGGGCCGGAGTTGGCAAAATCGATTGTCGAAGCCTGGTTGCTCTCTGAGTTTGAAGGAGGCGGATCGGCACCTAAGGTGGCCAAGATTGGCTATTACGAGCAGGTCGCAGGCCAGCGCTGA